In Duganella zoogloeoides, a single genomic region encodes these proteins:
- a CDS encoding Hsp70 family protein → MSDPRYAIGIDLGTTHSALSYVNLQASDGEKTDHGVLAIPQLTAPGTVEDLPLLPSFLYLPHADELAPGENKLPWQQSDAELTGVAGEMARSRGATTPIRLVSSAKSWLSHPGVDRRSALLPADAPEEVTRVSPLAASTRYLAHLRQAWEQAHPEAPFNEQAITVTIPASFDPGARELTAEAARAAGYENLTLLEEPQAALYSWIQGSEGRWRKEVKPGDIILVVDVGGGTSDFSLIAVLERDGVLEPHRIAVGDHILLGGDNMDLALAHLVARKLAANGTQLDAWQMRALTYGSRTAKEKLLADASIETWPIVVPSRGSKLIGGSIRTELTRAEVTTFILDGFFPAVEASSRPAVRQRAGLTQLGLPYAQDAGVTRHLAAFLARQVGATSELEGYAGAHNADATFLHPTAVLFNGGVFKSELLAQRIMATLNDWLYLEGAEPARMLGGADLDLAVARGAAYYSYVRRGTGVRIRGGTARSYYVAIESSMPAIPGMEPPIQALCVAPFGMEEGSEIELPNQEFGLVVGEPVQFRFFGSSVRRQDQIGDLLDFWGPDELLEMNEIQANLSPEGRQSGDVVQVRLHAMATESGTLELLAVASDGQRWKVEFDVRSGA, encoded by the coding sequence GTGAGCGATCCACGTTACGCCATCGGCATCGACCTCGGCACCACCCACAGCGCCCTGTCCTATGTAAACCTGCAAGCGAGCGACGGCGAGAAAACCGACCACGGCGTGCTGGCCATTCCCCAGCTGACCGCGCCGGGCACGGTGGAAGACCTGCCGCTGCTGCCGTCGTTCTTGTACCTGCCGCACGCCGACGAACTGGCGCCCGGCGAGAACAAGCTGCCCTGGCAGCAGAGCGATGCCGAACTGACCGGTGTGGCCGGTGAAATGGCGCGCAGCCGTGGCGCCACCACGCCGATCCGCCTGGTTTCGAGCGCCAAGAGCTGGTTGAGCCATCCCGGCGTGGACCGCCGCTCGGCGCTGCTGCCGGCCGACGCGCCGGAAGAAGTCACGCGCGTCTCGCCTTTGGCCGCTTCCACGCGCTACCTGGCACACCTGCGCCAAGCGTGGGAACAGGCGCACCCGGAAGCGCCGTTCAACGAACAGGCGATTACCGTCACCATTCCCGCGTCGTTCGACCCCGGTGCGCGCGAACTGACGGCCGAAGCGGCGCGCGCCGCCGGCTACGAAAACCTCACCCTGCTGGAAGAACCGCAAGCAGCCCTGTACAGCTGGATCCAGGGCAGCGAAGGTCGTTGGAGAAAAGAAGTCAAGCCGGGCGACATCATCCTGGTAGTGGACGTGGGCGGCGGCACCAGCGACTTTTCGCTGATCGCCGTGCTGGAACGCGACGGCGTGCTCGAACCGCACCGCATCGCGGTCGGCGACCATATCCTGCTGGGCGGCGACAATATGGACCTGGCGTTGGCGCACCTGGTGGCCCGCAAGCTGGCGGCCAACGGCACCCAGCTCGACGCCTGGCAAATGCGCGCACTGACCTACGGCAGCCGCACCGCCAAGGAAAAGCTGCTGGCCGATGCCAGCATCGAGACCTGGCCGATCGTGGTGCCAAGCCGTGGTTCGAAACTGATCGGCGGCTCGATCCGCACCGAACTGACGCGCGCCGAAGTAACCACCTTCATCCTCGACGGCTTCTTCCCGGCCGTGGAAGCATCAAGCCGCCCGGCCGTGCGCCAGCGCGCGGGCCTGACGCAACTGGGCCTGCCGTATGCGCAGGATGCCGGCGTCACCCGCCACCTGGCCGCGTTCCTGGCGCGCCAGGTGGGCGCCACCAGCGAACTGGAAGGCTATGCCGGCGCGCACAACGCCGACGCCACCTTCCTGCACCCGACCGCAGTGCTGTTCAACGGCGGCGTGTTCAAGTCCGAGCTGCTGGCCCAGCGCATCATGGCCACTCTCAACGACTGGCTGTACCTGGAAGGCGCGGAACCTGCACGCATGCTGGGCGGCGCCGACCTCGATCTGGCAGTGGCGCGCGGCGCGGCCTATTACAGCTACGTGCGGCGCGGTACCGGTGTGCGCATCCGCGGCGGCACCGCGCGCTCGTACTACGTGGCGATCGAATCGTCGATGCCGGCCATTCCCGGCATGGAGCCGCCGATCCAGGCGCTGTGCGTGGCGCCGTTCGGCATGGAAGAAGGCAGCGAGATCGAACTGCCGAACCAGGAGTTCGGCCTGGTGGTCGGCGAGCCGGTGCAGTTCCGCTTCTTCGGCTCCTCGGTGCGCCGGCAAGACCAGATCGGCGACCTGCTCGACTTCTGGGGCCCGGACGAACTGCTCGAGATGAACGAGATCCAGGCCAACCTGTCGCCGGAAGGCCGCCAGTCCGGCGACGTGGTGCAGGTGCGCCTGCACGCGATGGCCACCGAATCGGGCACGCTCGAACTGCTGGCCGTGGCCAGCGACGGCCAGCGCTGGAAGGTGGAGTTCGACGTGCGCAGCGGCGCCTGA
- a CDS encoding Hsp70 family protein, whose amino-acid sequence MGQYLVSIDLGTTNTVLAYAAPGSSTIELFDIEQLVAPGEIGAATLLPSVRYHPADGEFAAGELQLPWRDADVAGLAQVVTGRLARKLGAQVPGRLVSSAKSWLSHPGVDRTAPILPWGAEADVAKVSPVAASASYLAHLRAAWNTRFPDHPLEQQQLVLTIPASFDEGARALTLQAARQAGLPALRLLEEPQAAFYDWLYRQRATLAADLSDTRLALVCDVGGGTTDFSLIEVALVNGAPQINRIGVGNHLILGGDNMDLALAHLVESRLPASGGAAPARLSAGRLAQLTERCRAAKEQLLATNAPDQTTVTLLGAGSRLIGASRSADLTRDEVAQLVVDGFFPMNEEREPARRGRGAIIEFGLPYASDAAITRHLAGFLRQHAPAARAALGLAPDDPTIPVPDTLLLNGGVFRADALGQRLQQVLAQWRCAPLRALHNDNPDVAVARGGVAYALGQSGQAPVIGGGSPRSYFLLLDDERADRPRRAICLLPRGSAENRELLLADRTFALRLGRPVRFHIASSTSDTVTPRAGALVDLQPDDYVQLPPIATVLRDSHAASSRKELPVRLAATLSEVGTLEVHCVATDGAQRWQLEFQLRGDTAVAEDDDIATIDGTPSLDAAMPAGLPAALEKIDRIFGSRALQVELKEVKQLRGQLEHLLGSRESWTTPVLRRLCDALIERARGRRRSSEHERAWLNLAGYSLRPGFGHPLDGWRIEQLWTLYETGVQHHGDGQVCAEWWTLWRRVAGGLSVEAQLRVLDDFAFNVQADAQERGRRPHTLVNGSEEDMLRLGASLERIPGSYKAEIGAWMLGRLDAATRAAAKAALNKTRAGAANAGKAEATQTRFLWGLSRVGARQPFHGSAHDVVDATTVAEWLAAILALDWKKVEPAGFAAAHLARMTGDRTRDIDDTLRAEILRRLSAVGAPANWSTMVRDVVQLDQADEKRMLGEALPPGLKLLS is encoded by the coding sequence ATGGGCCAATACCTCGTCAGCATCGACCTTGGCACCACCAACACGGTGCTGGCCTACGCGGCGCCAGGCAGTTCCACCATCGAACTGTTCGACATCGAGCAGCTGGTGGCGCCAGGTGAAATCGGCGCCGCCACCTTGCTGCCATCGGTGCGCTACCACCCGGCCGACGGCGAATTCGCCGCCGGCGAACTGCAACTGCCGTGGCGCGATGCCGACGTCGCCGGCCTGGCGCAAGTGGTCACCGGCCGCCTGGCACGCAAGCTAGGCGCGCAAGTGCCGGGCCGGTTGGTCAGCAGCGCCAAGAGCTGGCTATCGCACCCGGGCGTCGATCGCACCGCGCCCATCCTGCCGTGGGGTGCGGAAGCGGACGTCGCCAAGGTGTCGCCGGTGGCGGCCAGTGCATCGTACCTGGCGCACCTGCGCGCCGCCTGGAACACCCGCTTCCCTGATCACCCGCTCGAACAGCAGCAACTGGTGCTGACCATCCCCGCGTCGTTCGACGAAGGCGCGCGCGCCCTCACCCTGCAAGCGGCGCGGCAAGCCGGCCTGCCGGCGCTGCGCCTGCTGGAAGAGCCGCAGGCGGCCTTCTACGACTGGCTGTACCGCCAACGCGCCACGCTGGCCGCCGACCTGTCCGATACACGCCTGGCGCTGGTCTGCGACGTGGGCGGCGGCACCACCGACTTTTCATTGATCGAAGTCGCGCTCGTGAACGGCGCGCCGCAGATCAACCGCATCGGCGTGGGCAACCACCTGATCCTCGGCGGCGACAATATGGACCTGGCGCTGGCGCACCTGGTGGAGTCGCGCCTGCCCGCATCCGGTGGTGCGGCGCCGGCGCGGCTGTCGGCCGGCCGCCTGGCGCAGTTGACGGAGCGCTGCCGCGCCGCCAAGGAACAACTGCTGGCCACCAACGCCCCCGACCAGACCACCGTCACCCTGCTCGGCGCCGGCTCCAGGCTGATCGGCGCTTCGCGCTCGGCCGACCTCACTCGCGACGAAGTGGCGCAACTGGTGGTCGATGGCTTTTTCCCGATGAACGAAGAGCGTGAGCCGGCGCGGCGCGGCCGGGGCGCGATCATCGAATTCGGCCTGCCCTACGCCAGCGACGCCGCCATCACGCGGCACCTGGCAGGCTTCCTGCGCCAGCATGCGCCGGCCGCGCGCGCGGCGCTGGGCCTGGCGCCCGACGATCCCACCATCCCGGTGCCGGACACGCTGCTGCTCAACGGCGGCGTATTCCGCGCCGACGCACTGGGCCAGCGCCTGCAACAGGTGCTGGCGCAATGGCGCTGTGCGCCGCTGCGCGCGCTGCACAACGATAACCCCGACGTGGCTGTAGCGCGTGGCGGCGTGGCGTACGCGCTGGGCCAGTCCGGCCAGGCGCCGGTGATCGGCGGCGGCTCGCCGCGCAGCTATTTCCTGCTGCTCGACGATGAGCGGGCTGACAGGCCGCGCCGCGCCATCTGCCTGCTGCCGCGCGGCAGCGCCGAGAACCGCGAACTGCTGCTGGCCGACCGCACCTTTGCCTTGCGCCTCGGGCGCCCGGTGCGCTTTCACATCGCGTCCTCGACGTCCGACACGGTCACCCCGCGGGCCGGTGCGCTGGTGGATCTGCAGCCGGACGACTACGTGCAGTTGCCGCCGATTGCCACCGTGCTGCGCGACAGCCACGCCGCCAGCAGCCGCAAGGAACTGCCGGTGCGGCTGGCTGCCACGCTGAGTGAAGTGGGCACGCTGGAGGTGCACTGCGTGGCCACCGACGGCGCCCAGCGCTGGCAGCTGGAGTTCCAGCTACGCGGCGATACCGCCGTTGCCGAAGACGACGACATCGCCACCATCGACGGCACGCCGTCTCTTGACGCGGCCATGCCCGCCGGCCTGCCGGCCGCGCTGGAAAAAATCGACCGCATCTTCGGCAGCCGCGCGCTGCAAGTCGAACTGAAAGAAGTCAAACAGCTGCGTGGCCAACTCGAACATTTGCTGGGCAGCCGCGAAAGCTGGACCACGCCCGTATTGCGGCGCCTGTGCGATGCGCTGATCGAGCGCGCGCGCGGCCGGCGCCGCTCGTCCGAGCACGAACGCGCGTGGCTCAACCTGGCCGGCTACAGCCTGCGCCCCGGTTTCGGCCACCCGCTCGACGGCTGGCGCATCGAGCAATTGTGGACCTTGTACGAAACCGGCGTGCAGCACCACGGCGACGGCCAGGTATGCGCCGAATGGTGGACCCTGTGGCGCCGCGTGGCGGGCGGCCTGTCGGTGGAGGCGCAGTTGCGCGTGCTCGACGATTTCGCCTTCAATGTGCAGGCAGATGCGCAGGAACGCGGCCGCCGTCCGCACACGCTGGTGAACGGCAGCGAGGAAGACATGCTGCGCCTGGGCGCTTCGCTCGAACGCATCCCCGGCAGCTACAAGGCGGAGATCGGCGCCTGGATGCTGGGCCGTCTCGACGCGGCCACCAGGGCCGCCGCCAAGGCGGCGCTCAACAAGACGCGTGCCGGTGCGGCCAATGCCGGCAAGGCCGAGGCGACGCAGACGCGCTTCCTGTGGGGCCTCTCGCGGGTGGGCGCACGCCAGCCATTCCACGGCAGCGCGCACGACGTGGTCGATGCCACCACGGTGGCGGAGTGGCTGGCGGCGATCCTGGCGCTGGACTGGAAAAAAGTGGAACCGGCCGGCTTTGCCGCCGCCCACCTGGCGCGCATGACGGGCGACCGCACGCGCGACATCGACGACACCTTGCGCGCCGAGATCCTGCGCCGGCTATCGGCCGTGGGCGCGCCTGCCAACTGGAGCACGATGGTGCGCGACGTGGTGCAACTCGACCAGGCCGACGAAAAACGCATGCTGGGCGAAGCGCTGCCGCCGGGGCTCAAGCTGCTCAGCTGA
- a CDS encoding tRNA-uridine aminocarboxypropyltransferase, translating to MTTRTDHASSTASSNTPARQQCPACLRAQRTCICRWVTVISPQVEVLVLQHPMEVANAKGSARLLHLCLAGSRLEVGETFAPDRLGALLSDGRHNVLLYPETAEEKSLGVATPPAFDPAWLATPQHLRLVVLDGTWRKSRKMLYLNPLLQALPRLPLTDTPPSHYLIRKAHLPDQLSTLEATAYALSQLEHAPERYKPLIDAFDGFVAQQAGYAAERRN from the coding sequence ATGACCACCCGTACCGACCACGCTTCCTCAACCGCCTCTTCAAATACACCCGCACGCCAGCAATGCCCGGCGTGCCTGCGTGCACAGCGCACCTGCATCTGCCGCTGGGTGACGGTCATTTCGCCGCAAGTGGAAGTGCTGGTGCTCCAGCATCCCATGGAGGTGGCCAACGCCAAGGGCAGTGCGCGCTTGCTGCATTTGTGCCTGGCCGGCAGCCGGCTGGAAGTGGGCGAGACCTTTGCGCCTGACCGCTTGGGCGCATTGCTGTCGGACGGCCGCCACAACGTGCTGCTGTACCCGGAGACGGCGGAAGAAAAATCGCTCGGTGTCGCCACGCCGCCGGCATTCGATCCTGCGTGGCTGGCGACGCCGCAGCACCTGCGGCTGGTGGTGCTGGACGGCACCTGGCGCAAGAGCCGCAAGATGCTGTACCTGAACCCGCTGTTGCAGGCGCTGCCTCGGCTGCCGCTGACCGATACGCCGCCATCGCACTACCTGATCCGCAAGGCGCATTTGCCGGACCAGCTTTCGACGCTGGAGGCGACTGCGTACGCGCTCTCGCAACTCGAGCATGCGCCCGAGCGCTATAAACCCTTGATCGATGCCTTTGATGGTTTCGTGGCGCAGCAGGCCGGTTACGCGGCCGAACGCCGCAACTGA
- a CDS encoding methyl-accepting chemotaxis protein encodes MNNLKIGTRLGFGFALILVLLTAMTIIGILRLSAASAMTDHMIDVKIRDQRLIAEWTKIVEVNAARTMGAWMVADPLDQKMIEGLMTKSSARATEIQDRIGADIEEEALRPLFQNVVDTRKAYTASRKSVFAAKAAGDLALGKQIFDRKMAQDRVAYLGALDAFSQKQGALLDATAVTIQQQYTSGRTLLVLLGLAAIVLGVTAAWWITRTITQPINAALKVAETVSSGDLTSDIQVTSTDETGQLMNALKVMNSNLVGIVAQVRTGTELMATASTEIAAGNQDLSSRTEQQASSLEETASSMEELTSTVKFNAENARQANELAINASHIASRGGSVVGEVVNTMGSINDSSRKIVEIISVIDSIAFQTNILALNAAVEAARAGEQGRGFAVVASEVRSLAQRSAAAAKDIKGLIDDSVQKVALGSELVDKAGQTMSEIVTSIGRVTQIMTQISNASDEQSQGIAQVNDAITQMDQVTQQNAALVEQAAAAAESMQEQSAKLADVVSVFKLAGAGVPALR; translated from the coding sequence ATGAACAATCTGAAGATCGGCACGCGCCTGGGGTTTGGTTTTGCACTGATCCTGGTGCTGCTCACGGCGATGACCATCATCGGCATCCTGCGCCTGAGCGCCGCCAGCGCCATGACCGACCACATGATCGACGTGAAGATCCGCGACCAGCGCCTGATCGCCGAGTGGACCAAGATCGTCGAAGTCAACGCCGCCCGCACCATGGGCGCGTGGATGGTGGCCGATCCTCTCGATCAGAAGATGATCGAAGGCCTGATGACCAAGTCGTCCGCCCGCGCCACCGAAATCCAGGACCGCATCGGCGCGGACATCGAAGAAGAAGCACTGCGACCGCTGTTCCAGAACGTGGTCGATACCCGCAAGGCCTACACCGCCTCGCGCAAGTCGGTGTTTGCTGCCAAGGCGGCCGGCGACCTGGCGCTGGGCAAGCAGATTTTCGACCGCAAGATGGCGCAGGACCGCGTGGCCTACCTCGGCGCGCTGGACGCGTTCTCGCAAAAACAGGGCGCGCTGCTCGACGCCACGGCCGTCACCATCCAGCAGCAGTACACCAGCGGGCGCACGCTGCTGGTGCTGCTCGGCCTGGCCGCCATCGTGCTGGGCGTGACCGCCGCGTGGTGGATTACGCGCACCATCACGCAGCCGATCAACGCCGCGCTCAAGGTGGCGGAAACCGTGTCGTCGGGCGATCTGACCAGCGACATCCAGGTCACCAGCACCGACGAAACCGGGCAGCTGATGAACGCCTTGAAGGTGATGAATTCCAACCTGGTGGGCATCGTCGCCCAGGTACGCACGGGCACCGAGTTGATGGCCACCGCATCCACCGAGATCGCCGCCGGCAACCAGGACCTGTCGTCGCGCACCGAGCAGCAAGCCAGCTCGCTCGAGGAGACCGCATCGTCGATGGAGGAACTCACATCGACCGTCAAATTCAACGCCGAGAATGCGCGCCAGGCCAACGAGCTGGCGATCAACGCCTCGCACATTGCCAGCCGTGGCGGCTCGGTGGTGGGGGAGGTGGTCAACACCATGGGCTCGATCAATGACTCGTCGCGCAAGATCGTCGAGATCATTTCCGTGATCGACAGCATCGCCTTCCAGACCAACATCCTGGCGTTGAACGCGGCAGTGGAAGCGGCGCGCGCCGGCGAGCAGGGACGCGGCTTCGCGGTTGTCGCTTCCGAAGTGCGCAGCCTGGCGCAGCGCTCTGCGGCAGCGGCCAAGGACATCAAGGGCCTGATCGACGACTCGGTGCAAAAAGTGGCGCTGGGCTCGGAGCTGGTGGACAAAGCCGGCCAGACCATGTCCGAGATCGTCACCAGCATCGGCCGCGTCACGCAGATCATGACGCAAATTAGCAACGCCAGCGACGAGCAAAGCCAGGGCATCGCGCAAGTGAACGACGCCATCACGCAGATGGACCAGGTGACGCAGCAGAACGCCGCGCTGGTCGAGCAAGCGGCAGCCGCGGCCGAATCGATGCAGGAGCAGTCGGCGAAGCTGGCCGACGTGGTAAGCGTATTCAAGCTCGCCGGCGCGGGAGTGCCGGCGCTTCGGTAA
- the tssA gene encoding type VI secretion system protein TssA, translating to MFSIAQMLLPISVERACGEDVSFSAEVDAIARARTCDDPTLDQGEWVAELKEADWGFVASRCATMIASHSKDMRLAVWLAEAHAKTRGLRGLGDGYAVLTGLCEHYWDGLYPLADDGDYDQRIGNLFWLLNRTPVLVREMAFEGGLAPQDDTEYCIAMLGDLERVADLRLGADGPGFAPAREVLQALVRGRAPLEHPALAAGAAQETAPPGMAIGVAIAVQPRDRAQALQQLRLVADFFRRTEPHSPVAYLADKAASWGDMPLHLWLRAVIKDPGAISGVEELLGSSLSDN from the coding sequence ATGTTCAGCATCGCCCAAATGCTGTTGCCCATCAGCGTCGAGCGCGCGTGCGGCGAAGATGTGTCGTTCAGCGCCGAAGTGGACGCCATCGCCCGCGCCCGCACCTGCGACGATCCCACCCTCGACCAGGGCGAATGGGTGGCGGAACTCAAGGAGGCCGACTGGGGCTTTGTCGCCAGCCGCTGCGCCACCATGATCGCCTCGCACAGCAAGGACATGCGCCTGGCCGTATGGCTGGCCGAAGCCCACGCCAAGACGCGCGGCCTGCGCGGCCTCGGTGACGGCTATGCCGTGCTCACCGGCCTGTGCGAACATTACTGGGACGGCCTGTACCCGCTGGCCGACGACGGCGACTACGACCAGCGCATCGGCAACCTGTTCTGGCTGCTGAACCGCACGCCGGTGCTGGTGCGCGAGATGGCGTTCGAGGGCGGGCTGGCGCCGCAGGACGATACCGAGTACTGCATCGCCATGCTCGGTGACCTGGAACGCGTGGCCGACCTGCGCCTGGGCGCCGACGGGCCGGGGTTCGCGCCGGCGCGCGAAGTCTTGCAGGCGCTGGTGCGCGGCCGTGCGCCGCTCGAACATCCGGCACTGGCGGCCGGCGCCGCGCAGGAAACGGCGCCACCAGGTATGGCAATTGGTGTCGCAATTGCAGTACAGCCGCGCGACCGCGCCCAGGCCTTGCAGCAACTGCGGCTGGTGGCCGATTTCTTCCGCCGCACCGAACCGCACAGCCCGGTGGCCTACCTGGCCGACAAGGCTGCCAGCTGGGGCGACATGCCGCTGCACCTGTGGTTGCGCGCCGTGATCAAGGATCCCGGCGCCATCTCCGGTGTCGAGGAGCTGCTGGGATCGTCCTTGTCTGACAACTGA
- the tssH gene encoding type VI secretion system ATPase TssH, whose protein sequence is MTMNLKTLIGKLNDTTRQAATRAASICMALGQYEVEVEHLLLALLEHERCDLAIIVRQCGVDLGRLEADLHRQVAQLKTGSTRTPVFSRQLPQLIEHAWLLASLETEQPARIRSCHLLVALLTDPELAQLAQRASPLFASIPIDEIKHRLDKATRGSQEEATAPTPSPGEAPGAVPLVARTPALDQYTTRLTQLARDGKLDPVVGREAEVRQVIDILLRRRQNNPILTGEAGVGKTAVVEGLALRIAAGDVPEVLKGVDIHTLDMGLLQAGASVKGEFENRLKYVIDEVKHSPHGIILFIDEAHTMIGAGGAAGQNDAANLLKPALARGELRTIAATTWSEYKQYFEKDAALARRFQVVKVEEPSEDIASAMLRAMAPLMEAHFGIRIRDEAVTEAVRLSHRYISGRQLPDKAVSVLDTACARVALAQSGTPALLESAARAMERIGAETTALQREDDGDADAIRRKRLAQLAEHHAALADEHARLGQRWQREQGVVAAITRQRSAGGELGALKAELAALQGEAPLVPVEVDAATVAAIVSGWTGIPLGKMVRDEINTVLNLQSTLQERILGQPHAIAAVAQRVRTARANLDDPNKPKGVFLFVGPSGVGKTETALALADVLYGGERKLLTINMSEYQEAHSVSGLKGSPPGYVGYGQGGVLTEAVRRNPYSVVLLDEIEKAHPDVVELFFQVFDKGVMDDAEGREIDFRNTIIIATSNAGSATVMQACLNHSPAPTVEELEALLRPQLVKHFKPALLGRLKVVPYYPIPDAVLAQIIALKLGRIGQRIHQQHHAEFSYDEALVDAVLARCTEVDCGARNVDHIINGSLLPEIAEAVLEKMAQGAAIAKIKVGANRQGLFKYQIK, encoded by the coding sequence ATGACGATGAACCTGAAAACCCTGATCGGCAAACTCAATGACACCACGCGCCAGGCGGCCACCCGCGCGGCCAGCATCTGCATGGCGCTGGGCCAGTACGAGGTGGAGGTCGAGCACCTGCTGCTGGCGCTGCTGGAGCATGAGCGCTGCGACCTCGCCATCATCGTGCGCCAGTGTGGCGTGGACCTGGGCCGGCTGGAGGCGGACCTGCACCGGCAGGTGGCCCAGCTGAAGACCGGCAGCACGCGCACGCCGGTGTTCTCGCGCCAGCTGCCGCAACTGATCGAACACGCATGGCTGCTGGCTTCCCTGGAAACCGAACAGCCGGCGCGCATCCGCAGCTGCCACCTGCTGGTGGCCTTGCTGACCGATCCCGAGCTGGCGCAACTGGCGCAGCGGGCCTCGCCGCTGTTCGCCAGCATCCCGATCGACGAGATCAAGCACCGTCTCGACAAAGCCACGCGCGGCTCGCAGGAGGAGGCCACAGCGCCCACCCCATCGCCGGGCGAAGCACCCGGGGCGGTGCCGCTTGTTGCCCGCACCCCGGCGCTGGACCAGTACACCACGCGCCTGACGCAGCTGGCCCGCGACGGCAAGCTCGATCCCGTGGTCGGGCGCGAGGCCGAGGTGCGGCAGGTGATCGACATCCTGCTGCGCCGGCGCCAGAACAATCCCATCCTCACCGGCGAGGCGGGCGTGGGCAAGACCGCCGTGGTGGAAGGGCTGGCGCTGCGCATCGCCGCCGGCGACGTGCCCGAGGTGCTTAAAGGCGTCGATATCCACACGCTGGACATGGGCCTGTTGCAGGCCGGCGCCAGCGTAAAGGGCGAGTTCGAGAACCGCCTGAAATACGTCATCGATGAAGTCAAGCACAGCCCGCACGGCATCATCCTGTTCATCGACGAAGCCCACACCATGATTGGCGCCGGCGGTGCGGCGGGCCAGAACGACGCCGCCAACCTGCTCAAGCCGGCGCTGGCGCGCGGCGAACTGCGCACCATCGCCGCCACCACCTGGAGCGAATACAAGCAGTATTTTGAAAAAGATGCGGCGCTGGCGCGGCGCTTCCAGGTCGTCAAGGTGGAAGAGCCAAGCGAAGACATCGCCAGCGCCATGCTGCGCGCAATGGCGCCATTGATGGAGGCGCATTTCGGCATCCGCATCCGCGACGAGGCAGTGACCGAGGCGGTGCGGCTGTCGCACCGCTACATCAGCGGCCGGCAATTGCCCGACAAGGCGGTCAGCGTGCTCGATACCGCGTGCGCGCGGGTGGCGCTGGCGCAAAGCGGCACGCCCGCATTGCTGGAAAGCGCCGCGCGCGCCATGGAGCGTATCGGCGCCGAGACCACCGCCTTGCAGCGCGAGGACGATGGCGACGCCGACGCCATCCGCCGCAAGCGCCTGGCGCAGCTGGCCGAACACCACGCGGCGCTGGCCGACGAACATGCCCGGCTGGGGCAGCGCTGGCAGCGCGAGCAAGGCGTGGTGGCCGCCATTACCCGTCAGCGCAGCGCAGGTGGCGAGCTGGGCGCGCTCAAAGCCGAACTGGCAGCGTTGCAGGGCGAGGCGCCGCTGGTGCCGGTAGAGGTGGATGCGGCGACCGTTGCGGCCATCGTCTCCGGCTGGACCGGCATCCCGCTCGGCAAGATGGTCCGCGACGAAATCAACACGGTGTTGAACCTTCAGTCCACGCTGCAGGAGCGCATCCTGGGCCAGCCGCATGCAATTGCCGCCGTGGCGCAGCGCGTGCGCACGGCGCGCGCCAACCTCGACGACCCGAACAAGCCGAAAGGCGTATTTCTTTTCGTGGGACCGTCCGGCGTGGGCAAGACCGAGACCGCGCTGGCGCTGGCCGATGTGCTGTACGGCGGCGAGCGCAAACTGCTGACGATTAACATGAGCGAGTACCAGGAAGCGCACAGCGTCTCGGGCCTGAAAGGCTCGCCGCCCGGCTACGTGGGCTACGGCCAGGGCGGCGTGCTGACCGAGGCCGTGCGCCGCAATCCGTACAGCGTGGTGCTGCTCGATGAAATCGAAAAGGCCCATCCGGACGTGGTGGAATTGTTCTTCCAGGTGTTCGACAAGGGCGTGATGGACGACGCCGAAGGCCGCGAGATCGACTTCCGCAACACCATCATCATTGCCACGTCCAACGCCGGCTCGGCCACCGTGATGCAGGCGTGCCTGAACCATTCGCCCGCACCCACCGTCGAGGAACTCGAAGCGCTGCTGCGGCCGCAATTGGTCAAGCACTTCAAGCCGGCCTTGCTCGGACGCCTGAAGGTGGTGCCGTATTACCCGATCCCGGACGCGGTGCTGGCGCAGATCATTGCGCTCAAGCTGGGGCGTATCGGCCAGCGCATTCACCAGCAGCACCACGCGGAATTCAGCTACGACGAAGCGCTGGTGGACGCGGTGCTGGCGCGCTGCACCGAGGTCGATTGCGGCGCCCGCAACGTCGATCATATTATCAACGGCAGCCTGCTGCCCGAGATCGCGGAAGCAGTGCTGGAGAAAATGGCGCAGGGCGCGGCGATCGCCAAGATCAAGGTGGGCGCCAACCGCCAGGGCCTGTTCAAATACCAGATCAAATAA
- the tssE gene encoding type VI secretion system baseplate subunit TssE, with amino-acid sequence MNGYTPGLLDRLLGARPGGLTLEQYKDSVARDLEDLLNTRCALPEELLRAYPECARSIVNYGLIDFAGLCLNSAEDRARVCAALKAAIERHEPRLRQVQARLEREHGSINRISFAITATLAGLPQREAVSFDAVLQPSSLHYSINRNARGATP; translated from the coding sequence ATGAACGGCTACACACCCGGCCTGCTGGACCGGCTGCTGGGCGCGCGCCCGGGCGGCCTGACCCTGGAGCAGTACAAGGACAGCGTGGCGCGCGACCTGGAAGACCTGCTCAACACCCGCTGCGCGCTGCCGGAAGAACTGCTGCGCGCCTATCCCGAATGCGCGCGCTCGATCGTCAACTACGGCCTGATCGACTTTGCCGGCCTGTGTCTCAACAGCGCGGAGGATCGCGCCCGCGTGTGCGCCGCGCTCAAGGCCGCGATCGAGCGCCACGAGCCGCGCCTGCGCCAGGTGCAGGCGCGGCTGGAGCGCGAGCACGGCAGCATCAATCGCATCAGCTTTGCCATCACCGCCACCCTGGCCGGCTTGCCGCAACGCGAGGCGGTCAGTTTCGACGCCGTGCTGCAACCGTCTTCGCTGCACTATTCCATCAACCGCAACGCGCGTGGAGCCACACCATGA